The following are encoded together in the Lathyrus oleraceus cultivar Zhongwan6 chromosome 3, CAAS_Psat_ZW6_1.0, whole genome shotgun sequence genome:
- the LOC127128090 gene encoding putative protein TIC 214 N-terminal part, whose translation MICKYFVRDSFRGFFLQILNSAVVIGLYYGFLTTIAIGPSYVLLIQAHVMEKEAFETEIAATTGFITGRLMIFISIYYTPLHLALNRPHTVSFLQVPYLFFYFLYHNENHFYRSAWVSDLSSGYKDPVLVDSGYKNPNSIRNLRIYKVFFNNLLFQLFYPVVVPSSIVLRVMNIYLFRSNNKLLFLLSSFVGWLIGHIFLMKCIGLVLVGLKQKKLIKSKITMRFDKYTLL comes from the coding sequence ATGATTTGCAAGTATTTTGTACGAGATTCTTTTAGAGGTTTCTTCCTTCAAATACTGAATTCAGCCGTTGTGATCGGACTCTATTATGGATTTCTGACTACAATCGCCATAGGACCGTCTTATGTCTTGCTTATTCAAGCCCATGTTATGGAAAAAGAAGCGTTCGAGACGGAAATAGCAGCAACAACTGGGTTTATTACAGGACGCCTGATGATCTTCATATCCATCTATTATACGCCtttgcatttggcattgaataGACCTCATACGGTATCATTCTTACAAGTACCTTatcttttcttttattttctatACCATAATGAAAATCATTTCTATCGGTCGGCTTGGGTATCCGACCTGTCTTCTGGATACAAGGATCCGGTTTTGGTGGATTCTGGATACAAGAATCCAAACTCAATACGTAATTTGAGGATTTACAAAGTATTCTTCAATAATCTTTTGTTTCAACTGTTTTATCCCGTTGTTGTTCCAAGTTCAATCGTACTAAGAGTAATGAACATTTATCTGTTTCGATCCAACAATAAATTGTTATTCTTATTAAGTAGTTTTGTTGGGTGGTTAATTGGTCACATCTTTTTGATGAAATGTATTGGATTGGTATTAGTCGGGTTAAAGCAAAAAAAATTGATCAAATCTAAGATAACTATGAGATTTGATAAATACACTCTTCTATAA